The following are encoded together in the Triticum dicoccoides isolate Atlit2015 ecotype Zavitan chromosome 6B, WEW_v2.0, whole genome shotgun sequence genome:
- the LOC119323233 gene encoding trafficking protein particle complex subunit 2-like, with the protein MASTACFVIVSKNDIPIYDAEVGSAPKKEDQAYQHQFILHAALDVVQDLAWATSTMFLKSVDRFNDLVVSVYVTAGHTRFMLLHDSRSEDGIKSFFQEVHELYIKIFLNPLYLPGSRITSSHFNTKVRSLARKYL; encoded by the exons ATGGCGAGCACAGCATGCTTTGTGATTGTCAGTAAGAATGATATCCCAATCTATGATGCTGAAGTTGGATCCGCTCCAAAA AAAGAAGATCAGGCTTATCAGCATCAGTTCATTTTGCATGCTGCATTAGATGTTGTTCAGGACCTTGCATGGGCTACAAGTACAAT GTTTCTGAAGTCAGTAGATAGATTCAACGATCTTGTGGTGTCTGTTTATGTAACTGCTGGTC ATACTAGATTTATGTTGCTTCATGATTCACGGAGTGAAGATGGTATAAAAAGCTTCTTTCAGGAAGTTCACGAACTTTACATCAAG ATATTCCTTAATCCACTCTACTTGCCTGGTTCTCGCATCACATCCTCTCATTTCAATACCAAGGTCAGGTCTCTTGCAAGGAAATACCTGTAG